From Sphingomonas hengshuiensis, one genomic window encodes:
- a CDS encoding Gfo/Idh/MocA family protein, giving the protein MTERQENAIRLGLVGIGKIARDQHLPALASDDCFVLAATASRNATLDQIPGHADITAMLEGGHALDAVSLCTPPDGRHAQALAAIDAGLHVMLEKPPAATLSEIAALAERARARGVTLFTTWHSREAAGVGPARAWLTGKRIDAVRIAWREDIRRWHPGQEWILAPGGFGVFDPGINALSIATAILPDPLLLESAWMDVPEGRASPLAAGLTMRSGGAQVTAAFDFLQTGPQTWDIEVDTDAGMLRLRMGGSILQLPDAPEMQAPDREYARLYARFAELVAAGESDVDIRPIQLVADAFLLAERRMTAPFAF; this is encoded by the coding sequence ATGACCGAGCGGCAGGAAAATGCGATCCGGCTGGGGCTGGTGGGTATCGGCAAGATCGCGCGCGACCAGCATCTGCCCGCGCTGGCGAGCGACGACTGCTTCGTGCTCGCGGCGACGGCAAGCCGGAACGCGACGCTCGACCAAATACCCGGCCATGCCGACATTACCGCGATGCTGGAGGGCGGCCATGCGCTCGACGCCGTGTCGCTCTGCACGCCCCCCGACGGGCGTCACGCACAGGCGCTGGCGGCGATCGATGCGGGGCTCCACGTCATGCTCGAAAAGCCGCCCGCGGCGACGCTGTCCGAAATCGCGGCATTGGCCGAGCGGGCGCGGGCGCGGGGCGTGACGCTGTTCACGACTTGGCATTCGCGCGAGGCGGCGGGAGTCGGCCCGGCGCGCGCATGGCTGACGGGGAAGCGGATCGACGCGGTGCGCATCGCGTGGCGCGAGGACATTCGCCGCTGGCATCCGGGTCAGGAATGGATCCTCGCGCCCGGCGGGTTCGGCGTGTTCGATCCGGGCATCAACGCGCTGTCGATCGCGACCGCGATCCTCCCCGATCCGCTGCTGCTCGAATCGGCATGGATGGACGTGCCCGAAGGGCGCGCCTCGCCGCTCGCCGCGGGGCTGACGATGCGATCGGGCGGCGCGCAGGTCACCGCCGCGTTCGATTTCCTCCAGACCGGGCCCCAGACCTGGGACATCGAAGTCGATACCGATGCGGGCATGCTGCGGCTGCGCATGGGGGGCAGCATCCTGCAGCTTCCGGACGCACCCGAGATGCAGGCCCCCGACCGCGAATATGCCCGGCTATACGCGCGCTTCGCCGAGCTGGTGGCTGCGGGCGAGAGCGACGTCGACATCCGCCCGATCCAGCTCGTCGCCGACGCGTTCCTGCTCGCCGAGCGGCGCATGACGGCGCCGTTCGCGTTCTGA
- a CDS encoding efflux transporter outer membrane subunit, translated as MKRLAPLLIGAALGACSMAPADIRPEAPVPPSWPVGDAYLARSEAALPSVTYRDIFRDARLQALVDRALANNRDLRIAAANIRAARAQYRIQRANRFPNVATGASVTELGGTGTGARTFTARSSFAADIAITGFELDLFGRVASLTRAEQNRYFATEAGARATRLTLIGDIADAWLAHAADASLLAIARDTAASAENSVRLTRARLEGGIAPRTDLRQAEQVLEGARADVAEQTTALAQDANALQLLLGATVDPALLPGSIDDAAPTIAELPAGLDSGVLLRRPDVVQAEYTLRAANAEIGAARAALFPRISLTGLVGLASGALTGLFNGDGFNWSAGANGDYTIFNAGAGRAGVEASRAQRDAAVASYERAIQTAFRDVADALARRGTIDEQLRATRAQADAAADTYRLAEARYRGGIDTFLASLDAQRSLYSAQQSLVLTRLTEASNRVTLYRALGGDALVAASPAGPEPAAD; from the coding sequence ATGAAGCGCCTCGCCCCCCTGCTGATCGGCGCGGCGCTGGGCGCCTGCTCGATGGCACCCGCCGATATTCGGCCCGAGGCGCCGGTGCCCCCGTCCTGGCCAGTCGGCGACGCCTATCTCGCGCGGAGCGAGGCGGCGCTGCCCAGCGTTACCTATCGCGACATTTTCCGCGACGCGCGGCTCCAGGCGCTGGTCGACCGCGCGCTGGCCAATAATCGCGACCTGCGCATCGCCGCCGCCAATATCCGCGCCGCGCGCGCGCAATATCGCATCCAGCGGGCCAATCGCTTCCCCAATGTGGCGACGGGCGCGAGCGTGACCGAACTGGGCGGTACCGGCACGGGCGCCCGCACCTTCACCGCGCGCAGCAGCTTTGCCGCCGACATCGCTATCACCGGGTTCGAACTGGACCTGTTCGGCCGCGTCGCATCGCTCACCCGCGCCGAGCAGAACCGCTATTTCGCGACCGAGGCCGGCGCGCGCGCGACGCGCCTGACGCTGATTGGCGACATTGCCGACGCCTGGCTGGCGCATGCCGCCGATGCAAGCCTGCTCGCAATCGCGCGCGACACCGCCGCGAGCGCCGAGAACAGCGTGCGGCTGACCCGCGCGCGGCTCGAAGGCGGCATCGCCCCGCGCACCGACCTGCGCCAGGCCGAACAGGTTCTGGAGGGCGCGCGCGCCGATGTCGCCGAACAGACCACCGCGCTGGCGCAGGACGCCAATGCGCTCCAGCTGCTGCTCGGCGCGACGGTCGACCCCGCGCTATTGCCCGGATCGATCGACGATGCCGCGCCGACGATCGCCGAGCTGCCCGCCGGGCTCGATTCGGGGGTGCTGCTCCGCCGCCCCGATGTGGTCCAGGCCGAATATACGCTGCGCGCCGCCAATGCCGAGATCGGCGCCGCGCGCGCCGCTTTGTTCCCGCGCATCTCGCTGACCGGGCTGGTCGGGCTGGCCAGCGGTGCGCTGACGGGGTTGTTCAACGGCGACGGGTTCAACTGGTCGGCGGGCGCCAATGGCGATTACACGATCTTCAACGCCGGTGCGGGCCGGGCCGGCGTAGAGGCAAGCCGGGCGCAGCGCGACGCCGCGGTCGCAAGCTATGAGCGCGCGATCCAGACGGCGTTCCGCGATGTCGCCGATGCGCTGGCGCGGCGCGGCACGATCGACGAGCAACTGCGCGCCACCCGCGCCCAGGCGGATGCCGCCGCCGATACCTATCGCCTGGCCGAGGCACGCTATCGCGGCGGGATCGACACCTTCCTCGCGAGCCTCGACGCGCAACGCTCGCTTTACTCGGCGCAACAGAGCCTCGTGCTGACCCGGCTGACCGAGGCCAGCAACCGCGTTACGCTGTATCGCGCGCTGGGCGGGGACGCGCTGGTTGCCGCTTCACCCGCTGGACCCGAGCCCGCGGCGGACTGA
- a CDS encoding efflux RND transporter permease subunit, protein MSRIFIDRPIFAWVIAIIVMLMGLAAIFSLPIAQYPDVAPPQVNVRASYPGASAETVQNSVTQVIEQQLTGIDGLLYFSSSSTSRGQVTISATFEKGTDPDIAQVQVQNQVQQALSRLPAQVQQQGLRVTKSNPDFLLLVGVYDETDKRTNQDVSDWLASNLQDQLARIEGVGDTNVFGAPYAMRIWLNPDRLASYSLMPSDVISAITAQNTEVAAGEIGGQPQPREQMLNATVTAQSRLQTPEQFRKIILKTQTSGATVRLSDVARVELGAENYNTVSRVNGHPGAGLAVSTAPGADALKTAELVKAKVEEIARTFPPGFKFAYANDTTAFIKLSIDEVVKTLIEAIVLVVIVMFVFLQSWRATLIPTIAVPVVLLGTFGVFYALGFSINTLTLFGLVLAIGLLVDDAIVVVENVERLLEENPGMTPREATIKSMEQIQVALVAIALVLSAVFLPMAFFGGSTGVIYRQFSVTMVSAMVLSVFVALILSPALTATLLKPKHEAAQDGWAKRRFPRTAHFFKRAGERFNSGFEKGVERYARAVTMVVDRKWLFLLIYAGVVALLVVMFTRLPTGFLPTEDQGAAQLQFRLPSGATQGRAIEVQLALERYFREQEAKNVSTMFVAAGGGGGVAGQNSGQGFLNFAPWDERKGRENSADAIVGRASAAFRNFRDAQVFALVPGAIRGLGQSNGFTMELQNASGMSQAEFGKARDRLLEMAARDSALTAVRLSDLPDVATLQVDIDQEKLAALGLSPSDVNATLSTAWGGRYVNDFIDRGRVKRVYVQGDAQFRASPANIDEWFVRTSTGTMAPFSSFAQTSWATAPTSLSRFQGVPAFEIQGQAAPGTSSGEAMNRMEALAAQIPGTTVAWAGLSYQERLSSGQAPLLYAVSLLVVFLCLAALYESWSIPIAVLLIIPLGLVGAIFAVTLRGLQNDVYLQIGLLTTMGLAAKNAILMIEFAERAEREGKRVIDAAIEAARIRLRPILMTSLAFIFGVLPLAISTGAGANSRIAIGTAVIGGMLTATILAIFYIPLFFVLVRRGVRDGLKAVRGRLHRPKPEASA, encoded by the coding sequence ATGTCGCGCATTTTCATCGATCGCCCGATCTTTGCATGGGTGATCGCGATCATCGTGATGCTGATGGGGCTGGCGGCGATCTTCTCGCTGCCGATCGCGCAATATCCCGATGTCGCGCCGCCGCAGGTCAACGTCCGCGCCAGCTATCCCGGCGCGTCGGCGGAGACCGTGCAGAACAGCGTCACCCAGGTGATCGAGCAACAGCTCACCGGGATCGACGGGCTGCTCTATTTCAGCTCCTCGTCGACCTCGCGCGGGCAGGTGACGATCTCGGCGACGTTCGAAAAGGGCACCGATCCCGATATCGCGCAGGTCCAGGTCCAGAACCAGGTCCAGCAGGCGCTGTCGCGGCTCCCCGCGCAGGTCCAGCAGCAGGGGCTGCGCGTCACCAAGTCCAACCCCGATTTCCTGCTGCTCGTCGGCGTCTATGACGAGACCGACAAGCGCACCAACCAGGACGTGTCGGACTGGCTGGCGTCGAACCTCCAGGACCAGCTGGCGCGGATCGAGGGGGTGGGCGACACCAATGTGTTCGGCGCGCCCTATGCGATGCGGATCTGGCTGAACCCCGATCGGCTGGCGAGCTATTCGCTGATGCCGAGCGACGTCATCTCGGCGATCACCGCGCAGAATACCGAAGTCGCCGCCGGCGAGATCGGCGGCCAGCCGCAGCCGCGCGAGCAGATGCTCAACGCGACGGTGACCGCGCAATCGCGGCTCCAGACGCCCGAGCAATTCCGCAAGATCATCCTCAAGACGCAGACCAGCGGCGCGACGGTGCGGCTGTCCGATGTCGCGCGGGTCGAGCTGGGCGCGGAGAATTACAACACGGTCAGCCGGGTCAACGGCCATCCGGGCGCCGGGCTTGCGGTGTCGACCGCGCCGGGTGCCGACGCGCTCAAGACCGCCGAGCTGGTCAAGGCGAAGGTCGAGGAAATCGCCCGCACCTTCCCGCCGGGCTTCAAATTCGCGTACGCCAACGACACGACCGCGTTCATCAAGCTGTCGATCGACGAAGTGGTCAAGACGCTGATCGAGGCGATCGTGCTGGTCGTGATCGTGATGTTCGTGTTCCTCCAGAGTTGGCGCGCGACGCTGATCCCCACGATCGCCGTGCCGGTGGTGCTGCTCGGTACGTTCGGCGTGTTCTATGCGCTGGGCTTCTCGATCAACACGCTGACGCTGTTCGGGCTGGTGCTGGCGATCGGATTGCTGGTCGACGACGCGATCGTCGTGGTCGAGAATGTCGAGCGGCTGCTCGAAGAGAATCCGGGGATGACCCCGCGCGAAGCCACGATCAAGTCGATGGAGCAGATCCAGGTCGCGCTGGTCGCGATCGCGCTGGTGCTGTCGGCGGTGTTCCTGCCGATGGCGTTCTTCGGCGGATCGACGGGGGTGATCTATCGCCAATTCTCGGTGACGATGGTCTCGGCGATGGTGCTGTCGGTGTTCGTCGCGCTGATCCTCAGCCCGGCGCTGACGGCCACGCTGCTCAAGCCCAAGCATGAAGCGGCGCAGGACGGCTGGGCCAAGCGGCGCTTCCCGCGGACCGCGCATTTCTTCAAGCGCGCGGGCGAGCGCTTCAATTCGGGGTTCGAAAAGGGCGTCGAACGCTATGCGCGCGCGGTCACCATGGTGGTCGACCGCAAATGGCTGTTCCTGCTGATCTATGCCGGCGTCGTCGCGCTGCTGGTGGTGATGTTCACGCGGCTGCCGACCGGCTTCCTGCCGACCGAGGACCAGGGCGCGGCGCAGCTCCAGTTCCGCCTGCCCTCGGGCGCGACTCAGGGCCGCGCGATCGAGGTTCAGCTCGCGCTCGAGCGTTATTTCCGCGAGCAGGAAGCCAAGAACGTCAGTACGATGTTCGTCGCGGCGGGCGGCGGCGGCGGCGTCGCCGGGCAGAATAGCGGCCAGGGCTTCCTCAACTTCGCGCCGTGGGACGAGCGCAAGGGCCGCGAGAACAGCGCCGACGCGATCGTCGGGCGCGCGTCCGCCGCCTTCCGCAACTTCCGCGACGCGCAGGTCTTCGCGCTGGTTCCTGGCGCGATCCGCGGGCTGGGCCAGTCGAACGGCTTCACGATGGAACTGCAAAACGCCAGCGGCATGTCGCAGGCGGAATTCGGCAAGGCGCGCGACCGGCTGCTGGAAATGGCGGCACGCGATTCGGCGCTCACTGCGGTCCGGCTCAGCGACCTTCCCGACGTCGCGACGTTGCAGGTCGATATCGACCAGGAAAAGCTCGCCGCACTCGGGCTGTCGCCGAGCGACGTCAACGCGACGCTGTCGACCGCCTGGGGCGGACGCTACGTCAACGACTTCATCGATCGCGGCCGCGTCAAGCGCGTCTATGTCCAGGGCGACGCCCAGTTCCGCGCGTCGCCGGCCAATATCGACGAATGGTTCGTCCGCACCAGCACCGGGACGATGGCGCCCTTCTCGTCCTTCGCGCAGACCAGCTGGGCGACCGCGCCGACCAGCCTGTCGCGGTTCCAGGGCGTCCCCGCGTTCGAAATCCAGGGTCAGGCGGCGCCGGGCACCAGCTCGGGCGAGGCGATGAACCGGATGGAGGCGCTCGCGGCGCAGATCCCGGGGACCACCGTGGCCTGGGCGGGCCTGTCGTACCAGGAGCGGTTGTCGTCGGGGCAGGCGCCGCTGCTCTACGCGGTGTCGCTGCTCGTCGTGTTCCTGTGCCTCGCGGCGCTGTACGAAAGCTGGTCGATCCCGATCGCGGTGCTGCTGATCATCCCGCTCGGGCTGGTCGGCGCGATCTTTGCGGTCACGCTGCGGGGCTTGCAGAACGACGTCTATCTCCAGATCGGGCTGCTGACGACGATGGGGCTGGCGGCGAAGAATGCGATCCTGATGATCGAGTTCGCCGAGCGCGCCGAGCGCGAGGGCAAGCGCGTGATCGATGCCGCGATCGAGGCGGCGCGCATCCGGCTGCGCCCGATCCTGATGACCAGCCTCGCCTTCATCTTCGGCGTGCTGCCGCTCGCGATCTCGACCGGGGCGGGCGCGAACAGCCGAATCGCGATCGGCACCGCGGTGATCGGCGGCATGCTGACCGCGACGATCCTGGCGATCTTCTACATCCCGCTGTTCTTCGTGCTCGTCCGGCGCGGCGTGCGCGACGGGCTCAAGGCGGTTCGCGGGCGGCTCCATCGACCCAAGCCGGAGGCGTCGGCATGA
- a CDS encoding efflux RND transporter periplasmic adaptor subunit, which produces MIPTKPPRPSTLLIGALLALASCSSGNTAGDAAKKGGAPRGPIAVGFVVVQPSSVPVTTELAGRVTAFEMSEVRPQVVGIVQRRLFTEGSIVRAGQTLYQIDPSLYEAQTAQAQANLQSARATAEAARIRAERFKPLADMQAVSAQDYTDAVATARQAEATIAQTSAQLQTARINLRFTRVPAPITGRIGRSLVTVGALVTSSQTDPMAVIQRLDPIFVDIQQSSADMLALRKALAKDGVAPASAAVRLKLEDGSDYALSGTVEFSEVMVSQSTGTVTLRARFDNPQGLLLPGMFVRAAFAQAIDTQAFLVPQAGVSRDPRGGATVYVVGPGNRAVARTVIAERTIGANWVVTQGLAPGDKVIVQGLANVRPDAELRPVPATTPQRIEAPKDGAGKAGGAGAPQAKGG; this is translated from the coding sequence ATCATCCCGACCAAGCCCCCCCGCCCGTCCACCCTGCTGATCGGCGCGCTGCTAGCGCTCGCGTCGTGCAGTAGCGGCAACACCGCCGGCGATGCCGCGAAGAAGGGCGGCGCGCCGCGCGGGCCGATCGCGGTCGGCTTTGTCGTGGTCCAGCCGAGCAGCGTGCCGGTGACGACCGAACTGGCGGGGCGCGTCACGGCGTTCGAGATGTCCGAGGTCCGGCCCCAGGTGGTCGGCATCGTCCAGCGCCGGCTGTTCACCGAAGGATCGATCGTCCGCGCCGGGCAGACGCTCTACCAGATCGACCCGAGCCTGTACGAGGCGCAGACCGCGCAGGCACAGGCCAACCTCCAGAGTGCGCGCGCCACCGCAGAGGCGGCGCGCATCCGCGCCGAGCGCTTCAAGCCGCTGGCCGATATGCAGGCCGTGAGCGCGCAGGATTATACCGACGCCGTCGCCACCGCGCGCCAGGCCGAGGCGACGATCGCGCAGACCAGCGCCCAGCTCCAGACGGCGCGGATCAACCTGCGCTTCACCCGCGTCCCCGCCCCGATCACCGGGCGAATCGGGCGATCGCTGGTGACGGTGGGCGCGCTGGTGACGTCGAGCCAGACCGATCCGATGGCGGTGATCCAGCGGCTCGACCCGATCTTCGTCGATATCCAGCAATCGAGCGCCGACATGCTGGCGCTGCGCAAGGCGCTGGCGAAGGACGGCGTCGCGCCGGCCAGCGCGGCGGTGCGGCTCAAGCTGGAGGATGGCAGCGACTATGCGCTGTCGGGGACGGTAGAGTTTTCGGAAGTGATGGTCAGCCAGAGCACGGGCACGGTGACGCTGCGCGCGCGGTTCGACAATCCGCAGGGGCTGTTGCTTCCCGGCATGTTCGTCCGCGCGGCGTTCGCACAGGCAATCGATACCCAGGCGTTCCTGGTGCCGCAGGCCGGGGTGTCGCGCGATCCGCGCGGGGGCGCCACGGTCTATGTCGTCGGGCCGGGCAACCGCGCCGTTGCGCGCACCGTGATCGCCGAGCGCACGATCGGCGCGAACTGGGTAGTGACGCAGGGGCTGGCGCCGGGCGACAAGGTGATCGTCCAGGGCCTGGCCAATGTCCGCCCCGATGCCGAGCTTCGCCCGGTCCCCGCCACGACGCCGCAGCGGATCGAGGCGCCCAAGGACGGCGCGGGCAAGGCTGGCGGTGCCGGCGCACCCCAGGCCAAAGGCGGCTGA
- the hisS gene encoding histidine--tRNA ligase, which yields MARIETPKRIRGTQDIFGDEQRRFATVLDAFDRVRRLYCFQRLEIPIFEATNVFARSMGETSDVVSKEMYSFEDRGGDSITLRPEFTAGIARAYITEGWQQYAPLKLATSGPVFRYERPQKGRYRQFHQIDAEIIGAPEPAADVELLVLADQLLHELGIAEGVTLQLNTLGDAATRDAWRTALVAHFEAHRGELSEDSVARLEKNPLRILDSKDPRDRPIADSAPGIDGFLTDEAAAFFKAVTDGLDAAGVAWTRNARLVRGLDYYRHTAFEFVTDRLGAQGTVLAGGRYDGLIGSLGGPETAGVGWAAGVERLGMLLAEPVVEKVQVAIVVEAAGFEQASTALLAQVRRAGFSAELFASGSVKKRYDRALKSDPAMTISFQLHDGTAAINPRVLHPDAVDADLVQRLIASAA from the coding sequence ATGGCACGTATCGAAACCCCCAAGCGTATCCGGGGCACCCAGGACATTTTCGGCGACGAGCAGCGGCGCTTCGCCACGGTTCTCGACGCATTCGACCGGGTGCGGCGGCTCTATTGCTTCCAGCGACTCGAAATCCCGATTTTCGAGGCGACCAACGTCTTCGCCCGCAGCATGGGCGAGACCAGCGACGTCGTCTCGAAGGAGATGTACAGCTTCGAGGATCGCGGCGGCGATTCGATCACTTTGCGTCCCGAATTCACGGCAGGAATCGCGCGGGCCTATATCACCGAGGGCTGGCAGCAATATGCGCCGCTGAAGCTGGCAACCTCCGGCCCGGTATTCCGCTACGAACGCCCGCAAAAGGGCCGCTATCGCCAGTTCCACCAGATCGACGCCGAGATCATCGGCGCCCCGGAACCCGCAGCCGATGTCGAGCTGCTGGTGCTCGCCGACCAGCTGCTCCACGAACTGGGCATCGCCGAGGGCGTGACGCTCCAGCTCAACACGTTGGGCGACGCCGCGACCCGCGACGCATGGCGCACGGCTTTGGTCGCGCATTTCGAGGCGCATCGCGGCGAGCTGAGCGAGGACAGCGTCGCGCGGCTGGAAAAGAACCCGCTGCGGATTCTCGATTCGAAGGACCCGCGCGACCGGCCGATCGCCGACAGCGCGCCGGGGATCGACGGGTTCCTGACCGACGAGGCGGCGGCGTTCTTCAAGGCTGTGACCGACGGGCTCGACGCGGCGGGCGTGGCGTGGACGCGCAACGCGCGGCTGGTGCGCGGGCTCGATTATTACCGGCACACCGCGTTCGAGTTCGTGACGGATCGGCTTGGCGCGCAGGGCACGGTGCTGGCGGGTGGGCGCTATGACGGGCTGATCGGGAGTCTCGGCGGGCCGGAGACGGCGGGCGTGGGCTGGGCTGCGGGGGTCGAGCGGCTGGGGATGCTGCTGGCCGAGCCGGTGGTTGAGAAGGTGCAGGTCGCGATTGTGGTCGAGGCAGCGGGCTTCGAACAAGCGAGCACCGCTTTGCTGGCGCAAGTGCGCCGTGCGGGCTTCAGCGCTGAATTGTTCGCATCGGGCAGCGTTAAGAAGCGCTACGATCGCGCGCTTAAATCTGATCCGGCGATGACGATCTCGTTCCAGCTTCACGATGGCACCGCCGCGATCAACCCGCGCGTGCTGCACCCCGACGCGGTCGATGCAGACCTCGTTCAGCGTTTGATCGCCAGCGCCGCATGA
- the prfA gene encoding peptide chain release factor 1, producing MTSISPDRIAAIEARRDALQAMMATGDLSGERFVEVSKEYAELEPVAVAAGEVRRLRSEVETLEGMESDGDPELRDMARDEIAAIRNALPRAERSLALALLPRDAADERAAMLEIRAGTGGDEAALFAGDLFRMYQRYAERQGWRVELISSSASDSGGFKEAIASVEGKGVFAKLKFESGVHRVQRVPATEAGGRIHTSAATVAVLPEAEEVDVKIDDKDLRIDIYRSSGPGGQSVNTTDSAVRIVHIPSGLVVIQQDEKSQHKNKAKALKVLRTRLYELERERLHAERAGARKSMVGSGDRSERIRTYNFPQGRVTDHRINLTLHRLPEILQGEMEELLGALISQDEADRLAQLDG from the coding sequence ATGACCTCCATCTCCCCCGATCGCATCGCCGCCATCGAGGCGCGGCGCGATGCGTTGCAGGCGATGATGGCGACCGGCGACCTGTCGGGCGAGCGCTTCGTCGAGGTGTCGAAGGAATATGCCGAGCTGGAGCCGGTCGCGGTCGCGGCGGGTGAAGTCCGGCGGCTGCGCAGCGAAGTCGAGACGCTGGAGGGGATGGAGAGCGACGGCGATCCCGAACTCCGCGACATGGCCCGCGACGAGATCGCCGCGATCCGCAACGCGCTCCCCCGTGCCGAGCGCAGCCTCGCGCTCGCGTTGCTCCCCCGCGATGCCGCCGATGAGCGCGCCGCGATGCTCGAAATCCGCGCGGGCACCGGCGGCGACGAAGCGGCTTTGTTCGCCGGCGACCTGTTCCGCATGTACCAGCGCTATGCCGAGCGGCAGGGCTGGCGCGTCGAGCTGATTTCCTCCTCCGCCTCCGATTCGGGCGGGTTCAAGGAAGCGATCGCCTCGGTCGAGGGCAAGGGCGTGTTCGCCAAGCTGAAGTTCGAAAGCGGCGTCCACCGCGTCCAGCGCGTCCCCGCGACCGAGGCGGGCGGGCGCATCCACACCAGCGCCGCCACCGTCGCGGTGCTGCCCGAGGCCGAGGAAGTCGACGTCAAGATCGACGACAAGGACCTGCGCATCGACATCTATCGCTCGTCTGGCCCAGGCGGCCAGTCGGTCAACACCACCGACAGCGCGGTGCGGATCGTCCACATCCCCTCGGGGCTGGTGGTGATCCAGCAGGACGAGAAGTCGCAGCACAAGAACAAGGCCAAGGCGCTGAAAGTGCTGCGGACCCGCCTCTACGAGCTGGAGCGCGAGCGGCTCCACGCCGAGCGCGCGGGCGCGCGCAAATCGATGGTCGGATCGGGCGACCGTTCGGAGCGCATCCGCACCTATAATTTCCCGCAGGGGCGCGTGACCGACCACCGCATCAACCTGACGCTCCACCGCCTGCCCGAGATTTTGCAGGGCGAGATGGAGGAGCTGCTCGGCGCGCTGATTTCGCAGGACGAGGCCGACCGGCTGGCGCAACTGGATGGGTGA
- the prmC gene encoding peptide chain release factor N(5)-glutamine methyltransferase, which yields MGEALLVPLPLAGGGVRAALAAATASLTPLSATPRLDAELLMAHALGTTRNDLLLRHLDAPVPETFAPLLERRLAHEPIAYITGTRAFWTIDLAVGPGALVPRADSETLIEAAIAHFGARAPRRILDLGTGPGTLLLAALDQWPQATGIGVDASEAALGYARANADALGLAPRAAFATGDWAAKIEGRFDLILANPPYIGTGEQLPAEVRDHEPASALFAGADGLDDYRRIVPDLPRLLASGGAAVLEIGWTQADAVTGLASQHGLAAALFRDLGGRPRAILLT from the coding sequence ATGGGTGAGGCGCTTCTTGTTCCCCTCCCGCTTGCGGGAGGGGGAGTGCGTGCAGCCCTCGCCGCAGCCACCGCCTCCCTAACCCCCCTCTCCGCCACCCCGCGCCTCGATGCCGAGCTGCTGATGGCGCACGCCCTCGGCACCACGCGCAACGACCTGCTCCTGCGCCACCTTGACGCCCCCGTCCCCGAAACTTTCGCCCCCCTCCTCGAACGTCGCCTCGCCCACGAGCCCATCGCCTATATCACCGGCACCCGCGCCTTCTGGACGATCGACCTCGCGGTCGGTCCCGGCGCGCTGGTGCCGCGTGCGGACAGCGAGACGCTGATCGAGGCGGCCATCGCGCATTTCGGTGCCCGTGCCCCGCGCCGCATCCTCGATCTCGGCACTGGGCCCGGCACGCTGCTGCTCGCCGCGCTCGACCAGTGGCCGCAGGCGACCGGGATCGGCGTCGATGCGTCGGAGGCGGCGCTTGGCTATGCCCGCGCCAATGCCGATGCGCTGGGGCTCGCGCCGCGCGCCGCCTTTGCTACCGGCGACTGGGCGGCGAAAATCGAGGGGCGGTTCGACCTTATCCTCGCCAATCCGCCCTATATCGGGACGGGGGAGCAACTCCCCGCCGAGGTGCGCGACCATGAACCGGCATCGGCGCTGTTCGCCGGCGCCGACGGGCTCGACGACTATCGCCGGATCGTCCCCGATCTGCCCCGGTTGCTCGCTTCGGGTGGGGCGGCGGTGCTCGAGATCGGCTGGACCCAGGCGGACGCCGTTACGGGACTTGCATCCCAACATGGGTTAGC